A genome region from Drosophila simulans strain w501 chromosome 2R, Prin_Dsim_3.1, whole genome shotgun sequence includes the following:
- the LOC6735325 gene encoding dynein light chain roadblock-type 1, whose product MQEVETDPKRTKSYVEEVFRKVQAKPGVEDILIMNHSGVPVKTSMDRQDGLQYACLYDNLREKCQAFLSKMEPAQNLTLLRVRTKYHEVLITPDAKITVLVVQNAKDTFLNIKG is encoded by the exons ATGCAGGAAGTAGAGACTGAT CCAAAGCGAACTAAAAGTTACGTGGAAGAAGTATTTCGCAAAGTGCAGGCCAAACCCGGCGTGGAGGACATATTGATCATGAATCACTCGGGTGTGCCGGTGAAAACCTCGATGGATCGTCAGGACGGTTTGCAGTACGCCTGTCTATATGACAATTTGCGGGAGAAGTGCCAGGCGTTCCTCTCCAAAATGGAGCCAGCCCAAAATTTGACTCTATTGAGAGTTCGTACCAAATATCATGAGGTGCTCATTACACCAGATGCCAAGATCACCGTTTTGGTGGTTCAGAATGCCAAGGATACTTTTCTTAACATAAAGGGATAG
- the LOC27206875 gene encoding LOW QUALITY PROTEIN: uncharacterized protein LOC27206875 (The sequence of the model RefSeq protein was modified relative to this genomic sequence to represent the inferred CDS: inserted 2 bases in 1 codon), with translation MCKRKLPIVWIHGGIACVTMMILLLRHGSTYAIIFLTPVVIVIGFASIIKLMSSIYVHFALLSIFVIPINSAFVFLLKINNLLKDWRSFEIXKILHLTFLLGKQLCFGNQISNVISVFMLLASVYFDLFK, from the exons atgtgtaaaagAAAGTTGCCCATTGTATGGATTCATGGAGGTATTGCTTGTGTGACCATGATGATCCTACTTTTGCGACACG GCAGCACATACGCTATTATTTTCCTTACTCCAGTTGTTATTGTCATTGGCTTTGCCTCTATAATAAAACTGATGTC gagtatatatgtacattttgcTCTGCTCTCTATTTTTGTCATACCAATAAACAGTGCATTCGTATTTTTATTGAAGATAAACAATCTACTGAAGGATTGGAGGTCTttcgaaat taaaattttgcatttgacGTTTTTATTAGGTAAGCAATTATGTTTTGGTAATCAAATATCTAATGTTATTAGTGTTTTCATGCTTTTGGCTTCTGTTTATTTTGACCTATTTAAATGA